GCAGCAGCAGGGCGATATGCCACCGCAGATGCAGCAGCAGAATGCTAGCCAAAACATCGGCCAGCAGATCCTCAGCGTTGCAGCCCAACTGGTCGCCGATGATATTGGGCGCAAAAAGAAGAAGGCGCTCAGCGACCAGCTTTCTATGCTGATGGAAGAAGGCGGCTGGGAGATTGCCCTGTTTGGCATGTTAGAGCTAGGACAGGTGGATAAAGGGGTATTAACGCAGATTAACCGGCTTTTTCAGCGGGCGATGGACGAAGAGGAAGTCACGTTGGCCGAATGGTTTCAACGCATTATGGCATGGCCAGAACGGCGGCAGCGGGTTAGGGTTTTATTGCGCGTTATGGCTTTTGAACTTTCGGCCTGCGTCGCAGGCGATCAACAACATCGCTTGGCGGCGGTGCTGGTTCGCCTACGTCGGCTACTGCTGTTTTTAGGGCTAGAAAAAGAGTGCCAGCGTGAAGAAAAGCTCTGCCAGCTCCCCGCAGAATCGCTGCTTCCTTTACTGATAGATATGGCCAATGAAAGCTGGTTGTTTGAAGAGTGGCTTGCACCGCGTCTAACGTCGCTTGTGACTTCACGCCAGCTCTACAATCGACTATTACAGCATCTGGATGCTCTTTTTTCGTTAATGCCCGACCGCTGTTTTAGCGATGACGACCAACGCGATCAAATTATCACTGTTTTACGTGGAATGAAGGGGGATCAGGTTATCGCCTGATTCCGCGCCTGCGCCGCATCTGGAACTCTGTGTCCATGTTAAAGCGGAGGTGTTAATGACGTTAGATCTAGTCACAGAGCGCAATATCCAGCTATTCATTCAGCTAGCGGATATGCCCACCTGCCGAGTAACAACCGATATGTGTTGGTCTCGTGAGAAGTATGAAACCTATCTCAACTTCCGCGATGGGCGAATACACCTCAGCCAATGCCTACTTCAGGGATCGTTTGATAACGGTTTGCTGCTGCTGGCGCTATATCGCTGGCAGCCATGCGGTTTTGTTGGCATCCCTCAGCGATTTTTCCAGCTGCGTCGAGGCTTGGTGATTAGCTGTGCTCCTGCCGCCGACAGTACCGCCGAGCTATGGCTTCGTTTGCATCGCCGCCAACAGGCGTTTCTGGAGTCGCTATGCAACCCCCTGTAGTCAGTTTGAAAACAGTAAGTCTGAAAAGGCTTCAGCAGGCGATTGCAGCCTGCGCTGGGCGTCAAGACATCATATTGGCCGTAGTGTTGCTTATCGCCATTGTGATGATGATCCTGCCGTTGCCGACGTTTATGGTGGACATTCTCATCACGATCAACATCACTTTTTCGGTGATCCTGTTGTTGATCGCCATCTATATCAACGATCCGTTAGATCTCTCGGTTTTCCCTTCGCTGTTGCTCATTACTACGCTGTATCGCCTGTCATTAACCATCAGCACATCGCGTTTAGTGCTGCTACA
This is a stretch of genomic DNA from Hafnia alvei. It encodes these proteins:
- a CDS encoding HrpJ domain-containing protein; this translates as MRVSDITPAMNHEIAGSTQPLHTENRVSPMDMALLELQEASGSALTETLEEIGMVLSGRLRDYQRADMKERQELRQQALLKMVQRMQQQGDMPPQMQQQNASQNIGQQILSVAAQLVADDIGRKKKKALSDQLSMLMEEGGWEIALFGMLELGQVDKGVLTQINRLFQRAMDEEEVTLAEWFQRIMAWPERRQRVRVLLRVMAFELSACVAGDQQHRLAAVLVRLRRLLLFLGLEKECQREEKLCQLPAESLLPLLIDMANESWLFEEWLAPRLTSLVTSRQLYNRLLQHLDALFSLMPDRCFSDDDQRDQIITVLRGMKGDQVIA
- a CDS encoding type III secretion system protein SsaM (Salmonella pathogenicity island 2 protein; member of a type III secretion system involved in the survival and replication of Salmonella in a host cell; is involved in the secretion of translocator and effector proteins), yielding MTLDLVTERNIQLFIQLADMPTCRVTTDMCWSREKYETYLNFRDGRIHLSQCLLQGSFDNGLLLLALYRWQPCGFVGIPQRFFQLRRGLVISCAPAADSTAELWLRLHRRQQAFLESLCNPL